Part of the Pseudomonadota bacterium genome, CTCTGTCGGCGAATGCATTATTTTGCCGGTGAACGCAAAATTATCCTGTCCGGCGAACCCACCCTCGATGACGGTCGCAATGTGATCGCGGGAGAGGAAATTCTTTTTTTTCTTGATGAAGAGCGCAGTGTGGTCAAAAGCGGAGCGCAGCAACGGGTCAAGACAACGATTTTCCCAGGCCAGCGCGGGCTTTTGGGGGAGCCATGAATCAGAGCCGTCTGGTAGCGCGCGAACTGACAAAGAGTTATCAGGGTCGCTTGGTGGTGGACCGGGTTTCTCTGGAACTTGAATCGGGCCGGATTGTGGGGCTGCTGGGTCCGAACGGAGCCGGCAAGACCACGACTTTTTACATGGTAGTCGGGCTTGTCAAGCCCGACTACGGCGCTCTGCTGCTCGATGATCATGATCTTATCGGCATGACCCTGCCCCTCCGGGCCCGGCGGGGTATCAGTTATCTGCCCCAGGAGGCCTCGGTTTTCCGCAAGTTGACGGTCGCCGATAACCTGCTGGCCATTATTCAGACTTTGGGATTAAGTCCGAAGGTCGAACGTCAGCGCCTGGAACTGATGCTGCA contains:
- the lptB gene encoding LPS export ABC transporter ATP-binding protein; the protein is MNQSRLVARELTKSYQGRLVVDRVSLELESGRIVGLLGPNGAGKTTTFYMVVGLVKPDYGALLLDDHDLIGMTLPLRARRGISYLPQEASVFRKLTVADNLLAIIQTLGLSPKVERQRLELMLQRFGLEKIRHNRAYTVSGGERRRVEIARALVLEPKFILLDEPFAGIDPLAVNDIQRIIAELKGQGIGVLISDHNVRETLKICDHAYIMDQGGILEEGDPQTVIASPRARKIYLGDDFRL